The proteins below are encoded in one region of Armatimonadota bacterium:
- a CDS encoding acetylxylan esterase, translating into MTSDAAGRVLKAHEYLLTLVRAKPDRRFAGGDREAFERWRQEFRGWLCGLLAPTGCSAGVPAAPEVKALSEERWPGCLRTELKFRNADTGLVVPATVLQPRGGRGNGAGVVCQHGHGDFARLAVIGDRRTQELVREIEQHQYDYGLGLAQAGYTIIAIDLLNFGSRAMESLPCRDRCDVVGLWLSLFGLSLAAVQISDIRHAISVLAAWDGIAPERIGMCGLSQGGRMTMFTAAVDERIKVAVAAGSCNTLRDRIARLEGLCGAQVVAGLLPHADTPEVFASVAPRPLQLQWGSRDPLIVEGPAQAGIAHIQSCYAAAGHADHFQVHRFDGGHEFALEPALEWLQRWL; encoded by the coding sequence ATGACATCCGATGCAGCGGGGCGAGTGCTGAAAGCCCACGAATACCTGTTGACCCTGGTAAGGGCCAAGCCGGATCGCCGATTCGCAGGAGGTGACCGCGAAGCCTTCGAGAGGTGGCGCCAGGAGTTTCGCGGTTGGCTGTGCGGCCTCCTTGCGCCGACGGGCTGCAGCGCGGGGGTTCCTGCCGCACCGGAGGTCAAGGCGCTTAGCGAGGAACGGTGGCCGGGTTGCCTGCGCACAGAGCTGAAGTTCCGCAATGCCGACACCGGCCTGGTCGTTCCAGCGACGGTTCTTCAGCCGCGGGGAGGCCGGGGAAACGGTGCGGGCGTGGTGTGCCAGCACGGACACGGGGACTTCGCGAGGCTTGCCGTTATTGGTGATCGCCGCACCCAAGAGCTGGTGCGGGAGATCGAACAGCACCAGTACGACTACGGGCTGGGGCTCGCTCAGGCCGGCTATACCATCATCGCCATCGACCTCTTGAACTTCGGCTCACGCGCAATGGAATCATTGCCATGCCGGGATCGCTGCGACGTGGTCGGCCTCTGGTTGTCCCTCTTTGGGCTCAGTCTCGCGGCGGTCCAAATCAGCGACATTCGGCACGCCATCTCGGTCCTGGCAGCATGGGATGGTATCGCCCCGGAGCGCATCGGCATGTGCGGCCTCAGCCAGGGTGGCCGCATGACCATGTTCACCGCGGCGGTGGACGAACGCATCAAGGTCGCCGTCGCTGCGGGGTCATGTAACACCTTGCGAGACCGGATCGCTCGCTTGGAGGGGCTCTGCGGTGCCCAGGTCGTTGCGGGATTGTTGCCGCACGCCGATACTCCGGAGGTCTTCGCCTCCGTCGCGCCGCGCCCGCTGCAGTTGCAGTGGGGCAGTCGGGACCCGCTGATCGTAGAGGGGCCGGCGCAGGCGGGCATCGCACACATCCAAAGCTGCTACGCTGCCGCGGGGCACGCCGACCACTTCCAGGTGCACCGGTTTGACGGCGGTCACGAGTTTGCCCTCGAACCGGCGCTGGAGTGGCTCCAGCGATGGCTGTGA
- a CDS encoding vitamin B12-dependent ribonucleotide reductase, which produces MPLMQPQLTDNAVTVLERRYLKKDADGNPVETPEQLFWRVAVDIATADRAYDPGAEVEAVAHDFYGLMASLDFLPNSPTLMNAGRDLQQLSACFVLPIEDAMESIFTAIKHTALIHQSGGGTGFSFSRIRPKNDRVASTGGIASGPVSFMKVFNAATEAVKQGGTRRGANMAILKVTHPDIQEFITCKQDPTVLTNFNISVGLTEDFMGAVEAGQDYQLINPRTRQAGRTLSAREVYDQIVDMGWRNGEPGIVFLDRINRDNPTPALGEIESTNPCGEQPLLPYESCNLGSINLAHMVRETATGAEMDYQRLGDVVARAVHFLDNVIDRNHYPLPEIKDMTRGNRKIGLGVMGFADLLIRLGVPYNTEEGLAVGEQVMEFIHAKARAASVALARQRGAFPNFDRSIYAGGEPLRNATITTIAPTGTLSIIAGCAGGVEPLFAVVFTRNILDGQRLLEVHPRFEALARERGFYTEELMENIAQHKSIQELGDIPEEVRRLFVTAYDVTPEWHARMQAAFQQHTDNAVSKTVNFRQEATPEDIRSVYMLAYRLGCKGVTVYRDGSRQEQVLTAGAQATASAATGPAPGQHITPRPRPPVTRGATYKTKTGCGKLYITINQDEHGLCEVFTAMGKQGGCMASQAEAVARLISLALRSGVAPESLVEELKGIRCPSVAWENGGTVLSCADAIAKTVERHLTGGASALVNHGHGDISDLLGLCPQCPECGGTVQIAEGCLVCRACGYSKCP; this is translated from the coding sequence ATGCCCCTGATGCAGCCCCAACTGACCGACAACGCCGTGACCGTGCTCGAGCGCCGCTACCTGAAAAAGGACGCCGACGGGAACCCGGTCGAGACGCCGGAGCAGTTGTTCTGGCGGGTGGCGGTGGACATCGCCACCGCCGACCGCGCCTACGACCCCGGGGCCGAGGTGGAGGCGGTCGCCCATGATTTCTATGGGCTGATGGCGAGCCTCGACTTCCTGCCCAACTCGCCGACGCTGATGAACGCCGGGCGCGACCTGCAGCAGCTCTCGGCGTGCTTCGTGCTGCCGATCGAGGATGCGATGGAGTCCATCTTCACCGCCATCAAGCACACCGCCCTCATCCATCAGAGCGGCGGCGGCACCGGGTTCTCATTCTCCCGCATTCGCCCCAAGAACGACCGCGTCGCCTCCACCGGCGGCATCGCCTCCGGCCCCGTGAGCTTCATGAAGGTCTTCAACGCCGCCACCGAGGCGGTCAAGCAGGGCGGCACCCGCCGCGGCGCCAACATGGCCATCCTCAAGGTCACCCACCCCGACATCCAGGAGTTCATCACCTGCAAGCAGGACCCGACCGTGCTCACCAACTTCAACATCTCGGTCGGCCTGACCGAGGACTTCATGGGCGCGGTCGAGGCCGGGCAGGACTACCAGCTCATCAACCCCCGCACCCGCCAGGCCGGGCGCACGCTGTCCGCGCGCGAGGTCTACGATCAGATCGTGGACATGGGCTGGCGCAACGGCGAGCCCGGCATCGTCTTCCTCGATCGCATCAACCGCGATAACCCCACCCCCGCCCTGGGCGAGATCGAAAGCACCAACCCCTGCGGCGAGCAGCCCCTGCTGCCCTACGAGTCCTGCAATCTCGGCTCCATCAACCTCGCCCACATGGTGCGCGAGACGGCGACCGGCGCGGAAATGGACTACCAGCGCCTGGGCGACGTCGTCGCCCGCGCGGTGCACTTCCTGGACAACGTCATTGACCGCAACCACTACCCCCTGCCCGAGATCAAGGACATGACCCGCGGCAATCGCAAGATCGGGCTGGGAGTCATGGGCTTCGCCGACCTGCTGATTCGCCTGGGGGTGCCCTACAATACCGAGGAGGGGCTGGCGGTGGGGGAGCAGGTGATGGAGTTCATCCACGCCAAGGCGCGCGCGGCCTCGGTCGCGTTGGCGCGCCAGCGCGGCGCTTTCCCCAACTTCGACCGCAGCATCTACGCCGGCGGCGAGCCGCTGCGCAACGCCACCATCACCACCATCGCCCCCACCGGCACCCTGTCCATCATCGCCGGCTGCGCGGGCGGCGTCGAGCCCCTGTTCGCGGTCGTGTTCACGCGCAACATCCTCGACGGCCAGCGGCTGCTGGAGGTGCACCCGCGGTTCGAGGCCCTGGCGCGCGAGCGCGGGTTCTACACCGAGGAGCTGATGGAGAACATCGCGCAGCACAAGAGCATCCAGGAGCTGGGGGACATCCCCGAGGAGGTGCGCCGCCTGTTCGTCACCGCCTATGACGTCACCCCCGAATGGCACGCGCGCATGCAGGCGGCCTTCCAGCAGCACACCGATAACGCGGTCAGCAAGACCGTCAACTTCCGCCAGGAGGCGACGCCGGAGGACATCCGCTCGGTCTATATGCTCGCCTACCGCCTGGGGTGCAAGGGGGTGACGGTCTATCGCGACGGCAGCCGCCAGGAGCAGGTGCTGACGGCGGGTGCGCAAGCGACGGCCTCGGCGGCGACGGGCCCGGCGCCGGGGCAGCACATCACGCCGCGCCCGCGCCCCCCGGTCACCCGCGGCGCGACCTATAAGACCAAGACCGGCTGCGGCAAGCTCTACATCACCATCAACCAGGACGAGCACGGCCTGTGCGAGGTCTTCACCGCCATGGGCAAGCAGGGCGGGTGCATGGCCTCGCAGGCGGAGGCGGTGGCGCGGCTGATCTCGCTGGCGCTGCGCTCGGGGGTGGCGCCGGAGTCCCTGGTCGAGGAGCTCAAGGGTATCCGCTGCCCCAGCGTGGCGTGGGAGAATGGCGGCACCGTCCTGTCCTGCGCCGACGCCATCGCCAAGACCGTCGAGCGCCACCTCACCGGCGGCGCCTCGGCCCTGGTCAACCACGGCCACGGCGACATCAGCGACCTGCTCGGCCTCTGCCCCCAGTGCCCCGAATGCGGCGGCACCGTCCAGATCGCCGAAGGCTGCCTGGTCTGTCGCGCCTGCGGCTACAGCAAGTGCCCGTGA
- the nrdR gene encoding transcriptional regulator NrdR: protein MICPFCHSPESRVVDSRLAESGAAIRRRRECEACGRRFNTYERPEQVPFYVIKKDGRRELFDRGKILVGMTKACEKRPVSRQDIERIAQEIEGALRDRLATEVPARQIGDLVMARLRELDEVAYVRFASVYKEFRDVDSFVEEIRGLARQVPVKTHPQITLITQIPDKEDKT, encoded by the coding sequence ATGATCTGCCCCTTCTGCCATAGCCCTGAGAGCCGGGTGGTGGACTCGCGGCTGGCCGAGAGCGGGGCCGCTATTCGTCGCCGCCGCGAGTGCGAGGCCTGCGGGCGGCGGTTCAACACCTACGAGCGGCCGGAGCAAGTGCCGTTCTACGTCATCAAGAAGGACGGTCGCCGGGAGCTATTCGACCGCGGCAAGATCCTGGTGGGGATGACCAAGGCGTGCGAGAAGCGCCCGGTGTCGCGCCAGGACATCGAGCGCATCGCGCAGGAGATCGAAGGGGCGCTGCGCGACCGGCTGGCGACGGAGGTGCCGGCGCGCCAGATCGGCGACCTGGTGATGGCGCGCCTGCGCGAGCTGGATGAGGTCGCCTATGTGCGCTTCGCATCGGTGTACAAGGAGTTCCGGGACGTGGATTCCTTCGTTGAGGAAATCCGGGGCTTGGCAAGACAGGTCCCGGTGAAAACCCATCCACAGATTACGCTGATTACGCAGATTCCGGACAAAGAAGACAAGACGTAG